The following coding sequences are from one Coffea arabica cultivar ET-39 chromosome 11e, Coffea Arabica ET-39 HiFi, whole genome shotgun sequence window:
- the LOC140021202 gene encoding putative late blight resistance protein homolog R1A-3 gives MAKKVFTDPKVSYCFHVRAWCHLSQVYNKRDLLLEILSYVSISSAGILQMANADLELMLYQILKQKTYLIVMDDMWKTGAGDHLGRSLALKAKPDSKPHHLRQFSESESWNLLQSRIFHEQDCPDELLEVGMPNSRSCRRLPQAIVAIAGVLERAYRTEDWWEQIA, from the exons ATGGCCAAGAAAGTGTTCACTGATCCTAAAGTTTCATATTGCTTCCATGTTCGTGCCTGGTGTCATTTATCACAAGTATACAATAAAAGAGATTTATTGCTTGAGATTTTAAGCTACGTCTCTATTTCTTCAGCTGGTATTCTTCAAATGGCTAATGCAGATTTGGAGTTAATGTTGTATCAAATACTGAAGCAGAAAACGTACCTCATAGTTATGGATGATATGTGGAAAACTGGGGCTGGGGATCACTTGGGCAGATCATTAG CTCTAAAAGCTAAACCTGATAGCAAGCCTCATCATCTTCGTCAGTTCTCTGAGAGTGAAAGTTGGAATTTATTACAGAGCAGGATATTTCATGAACAAGACTGTCCAGATGAACTTTTAGAAGTTGGAATGCCAAACTCTAGAAGTTGTAGAAGACTACCCCAGGCAATTGTTGCAATAGCTGGTGTCCTTGAAAGAGCATACAGAACAGAAGATTGGTGGGAGCAAATTGCATAA